The stretch of DNA GTCGCGGTACAGCCGGGCGGACACGGCGCAGTCCGTCGTCCAGGAACCGCGATGGGCGGGCGACAGGTGCATGGGCTGCCAGAGCGGGCGGGACTCGATCTTTTTCCCCGCCAGACGGCGCAGGAGGGCGCGGCTGTCCGCTCCCGCCTCCGCTTCCTCCACGAGGATGGTGTACAGCCAGAACGTGCTGAAGGCCCCCCTCGGCTCCGAAGGGCAGCGGATGCCCGGCATCCCCGAGAGCGCCTCCGTGTAGGCTTTGGCCGTCGCGCGCTTGGACGCCACGTGGAGCTCCAGCCGCTCCATCTGCGCCGTTCCGACGGCGGCCAGCACGTTGGGCAGGCGGTAGTTGTACCCCACCTCCCCGTGGACGTATTCCACGGGGTCGTCCTTCGCCTGGGTCGTCAGATGACGCGCGCGCCGGGCCAGCCCCTCGTCGTTCGTGACCAGCATCCCGCCGCCGCCCGTGGTGAGGATCTTGTTTCCGTTGAAGCTCAGAACGGCCGTTCGCCCGAACGATCCGGCGGGCCGTCCGTCGTAGAGCACGCCCAGGCTCTCGGTGGCGTCCTCGATCACCGGGAGACCGAACGCCCCGGCCTCCTCGAGGATCGGCGACATGTCGCAGGGGTGCCCCAGGATATGGACGGGCAGCACCGCGGCGACGCGCCTCCCGGTGTGCCGGTTCTTCAGCGCCCCCCCCGCGAAGACGCACTCCCTCCGCAGGAAGTCCCGCAGCTTCTGCGGGTCCATCTGCCAGTGGGCCGGCTCGGCGTCCACGAAAACGGGCCATGCGCCCACGTAGCGGACCGCGTTGGCCGGGGCGATGAAGGTGAGGTCCGACACCGCCACCTCGTCGCCGGCGCCCACCCCGGCCAGCAGCAGCGCCACGTGCAGCGCGGCCGTGCCGTTCACGGTCGCGACGGCGTGCGCGGTCCCGACCGCGGCCGCCGCCATCCGCTCGAACCGCTCGACGTAGGAACCCGCGGAGGAGACCCAGTTCGTGTCCAGGCACTCCTTCACGTAGGCCCATTCGTTCCCGCGCAGGCAGGGCGCGGACAGCGGGATGAAGGTGTCAGACGTGGTAGCGCTCCGGATCGTACAGGTGCGCGCGCGATTCCAGCCACCGCGCCGTGCGGGCGATCCCCTGCTCCAGCGGGACGGCGGCCTCCCAGCCCAGCAGGCGCTTCGCCTTCGACGGGTCGGACAGAAGGAGCATCACCTCGCTGTTGTCGGGGCGCATGCGCGCCTCTTCCCGCAGGACCTCCGCCCGGATCCCCAGCGTCCTGCAGGCGATGTCGAACAGCTCGCCCACGGAGACCGTCCGCCCCGTGCCGAGCTGGATCGTCTCCCCGTCCACCCCTTCCGCCTCGGCGGCCTTCACGAATCCCTCGACCGTGTCGGCGACGAACGTCAGGTCGCGCTTCGGATCCAGGCGGCCGAGCCGCACTTCCCTCCGGCCGGAAAGGAGCTGAACGAGCATCGTCGGCAGGACCGCGCGGGTGGATTGCCGCGGTCCGTACGTGTTGAACGGCCGCAGGGTCGCGACCGGAATGCCGAACGAGCGGTGATACGCTTCGCAGAGCATGTCCGCCGCGATCTTCGAGGCGCTGTAGGGGGATTGCCCCTGCAGGGGATGGGTCTCGCGGATGGGAACGGCCTCGGGCGTCCCGTAGACCTCGCTCGTGGAGGTGTTCACCATCCGGCGGCAGCCCGCGCGCCGGACGCCTTCCAGCACGTTCAGCGCGCCCTTCACGTTGGTGTCCACGAAGCTCTCGGGCGCCGCGTAGCTGTAGGGGATCGCGATGAGCGCGGCGAGGTGGAAGACGGTGTCCACGCCCCGGCACGCCTCCTCTACGAAACGGGCGTCGCGGATGTCGCCGAGCCGCACGTCCAGGGCCTTGCGGACCGGCGCCTCCGCCTCGTCCAGCCAGCCCAGCGATCCGTTCGAATTGTAGAAGCAGAAGGCGCGCACGTCCGCGCCCAGCCCGGCGAGACGCTCGGCGAGATGGCTGCCGATGAAGCCGTCGGCGCCGGTCACCAGGACTTTGCGTCCCTTCCAGTTCACGGGCGGCCTCCCTCCCCCCGGGCCCGCAGCAGCTCGCCCGGGTGCCCCACGTCGATCCACTCCTCCTCGATGGGAAACGCGCCGACCGCCTCGCCGCGGGCGAGGCATCCCTCGAGAAGCGCGGGGAGGGGGAAGAATTCGTCCCGGGGCACCCTTTCCACCATGCCGGGCTCCAGGACGTAGATGCCCGTGTTGACGAGCCACGTCTGCGAGGGCTTCTCCCACATGCCCGTGACGCGCTCCCCTTCCCGCTCCACCACGCCGTATGGCACGGTGTGGCCGTATTCGTGGACCGCGACGGTGGCCCGGAAACCGCCCCTGCCGTGGAACGCGAGCAGGTTCTCGACGTTGACGTGCGTCAGCAGGTCGCCGTTCAGGACGAGCAGGGGATCCGCGGGCCGCCCGGGGAGCAGCGACAGCGCCCCGCCCGAGCCCAGCGGACGCTCCTCGCGAAGGTACTCGATCCGGCATCCGAGGCTCTCCCCGTCCCCGAAATGCCGCTCGATGATTTCCCTCTTGTAGTTCACCGACAGGAACACCCTGCGGATCCCGAATCCCACGAGGTGGAGGACGATGCGCTCCAGGATCGGGCGCCCCGCGACCTTCATCATCGGCTTGGGGAGATCGTCGGTCAGGGGCCTCAGCCGTTCCCCCCGCCCTCCGGCCATCACAATGGCCCAGTTGGGCCGCTCGACCGCCCCCAGGATTCCCCGCATCGTGTGCAGGCCGACCAGGCGGCCTTCCGCGTCCAGGATGGGGATCTGGCTGATGCCGCGGGAGCGCATCAGGTCGAGCACTTCCACCCTTCCCATGACCGGGTCCACGGAGGTGAATCCGCTCTGCATCGTCCCCCGGATGTCCGAATCCAGCGTGCCGCCGGACAACAGCGCCCGCCGGATGTCCCCGTCCGTTAGGACGCCGAGCAGCCGCTCCCCCTCGTCGACCACGAGCACGATCTCCAGCCCCGACTTCTCGAGGGAACGCAGCGCGTCCCGGATCGTGCCGCCGCGCCCGATCTTTCCCGATTCGAATCCCATCGCCTCCCCTGCCGCCCTTCACGCCTTCCGGTACATGATCCGCGAGTAGTCCCCGCAGGAAGACCGGTTGATCATGGCCTGCAGTTCGTTCGCCCACCGGGCCAGGAACTTTCCCGCGTCCGTTCCGGCGACGTGCTCCATGGACAGGATGTTCTGGACATCGAGCCCCTGGGTCTCATGGTAGATGATTTCCAGGCGAAGCGCATCGGCCAGGTATTGCAGGCTTTGCCGGGTGAACAGGACCACGTGCTCCGTGGGGTCCACGATGGAGGAGCGCGCCTGCATGACCCGGATGCTGAAGCTGTCGAAATTGGGCGTGAACACGAGGACGCGCCCGCCGCTTTTCATCAGCCGGAGGACGGACTCCATGAACGGCACGGGGGCGGGGACGTGCTCGATCACGTCGAAGAGCGTCACGATGTCGAAGTCCTTCTCCGGAAGGCGCTCCAGCTCTTCTCCGAAGACGGGGAGCCCGGTCTTCCGCGCCGCGAACTCCCGAAGCCGCCCGGAGGATTCCGTGCCGAAGCAGCGCCGGCAGCTCTCCTTCGCGGCGGCCAGGAAATAGCCGTTGCCGCATCCGATATCGAGGATCTTGAGGTCCGTCAGGTCGCCGCAATATTTCGCCAGGATCCCGACCCGCTCCCTCCCGAACCGGTCGCGCCGGTAATTGAAATGATCGTCGGTGTCCTCCTTCGAGAAGGAGACGTATTCCGGACTCTTGTAGACGTCGTCCAGGTTCGACGGGATCCTGGCGCCGTACCGCAAGCCGCATTCGAGGCACCCGACCAGGTCGACGCCGTGCTTCGGGAATTCCGCCTCCCTCCGCGCGCAGCCGCACAGGGGGCAGGACCTCACATCCTTCCATCCGCCGCCCTTCTCGATGGCGCGAAGCTTCACGTTCTCGATCTCGTTCTGCCTGCCCAGGAAATCGCCCGCGCGCATCCTGGAGACGTCGACCGGCAGGAAACCCTTCAAAAGCTCCGAGAGCATGGCTTACCCCTTCCCCCCGTTTTCCGGCATGAGGCTGGCGAGGTAGCCGGGAACGGCATCGCCCGGGTATTCGTCGTAGACCGCCTTGTTCAGCTTCCAGATCCCGTTGTCGTTTCTCCACACGTGGGGCGTCCGGAACTTGTCCATCACCTCCCAGAAATGCTCCTCGCCGATGTCGAGGTATTCGAGGAACTCCTTGAACCAGCGCCGCGGGAACTCCCCGTCGAACCGCCGCACGAGCGCCGCCCCCTCTTCCCTCGTTATATGGCCGTCCCGGATCTCGTGGGCGGCGTCGGAAGTGCACCGCCCGATGCCGAATTTCATGAACGCGAGATAAAAATGGAAACCGTCCATCTGGTCGTCGAGGCTGGCGTACTTGGAGTAGGTACCCTCGGAGCGGCCGAAGGGGTTCGCCTGGAAGCCGCAATGCTCGCTCGCCAGGTAATAGTTCTCCTGCGGGGTCCATTTCTTGTAGTAAGAGAACCAGTGGAACTCGATGCCGCGCCGGGCCATGTCTGCCGGATCCGGCGGGCGGTAGAAGGTCAGGTCGGTCTCGTCGTAATCGTCCTTCTTGAGGTAGTCGGTTTCCTGCAGGCCGTAATCGATCAGGTCGTCGACGGTCGCCCCCTTGAAATACTGTTCGGCCCACACTTCGAAGGGCATCCCCCGCAGGTCGAACACGCGGGGATCCCCGCTGTACTCGGCCTCGCCGTTCTCGCCGAAGAACACCAGCTTCACGTCGAACGCCCTGGCGATGTGGAACGCGTAGCACACCTGGCCGTAGGTGAATGGCTGCCAGGCGTCGCCCAGCGCCTCGAAGGCGACCCGCGACAGCTTCCTGTGAAATTTCCCGTTCTGCCACGCTTCCAGGTTGGTGAACCCGCCGGTCTTTATGAAGGCGCGGAAGTTCTGGTACCCTTCCGGCGTGTACTCGAACGGCGCCCACGTGATCGTGAGGGGGTGCATCCCGTAGCGGTACTTCAGCTCCCACGCCACCCGGGCGCTGTCCTTGCCGCCGCTCGCGGGCACGACGATGTCGAAGCGCCCGTCCGTCCTCCGGTACCGGTCGCAGAGCTCCCGCAGCTCCTTCTCCCTCGCGCTCCAGTCGATCCGGGAATTCTTTATCTCCGCGTACCGGCAGGCGCCGCAGACCCCCTCCTCGTCGAAGTGGATGCGGGGACGCTGGTTGGAGACGACGCACTTTTTGCAGAACTTTATCTCCCGGGGGAGGATCGGGATCTGCCGGTCGATGATCTTGCTGCTGGGCATGACTTCTCTTCTCCTTCTTACCTTCGGTATGCCTTCACGATACCCGCCAGGTTCCGGTAGAATTCCAGCCCGCGCGGGCCGCTCCGCTCGGGGTGGCACTGGCAGGCGAATATGTTCCCGAGACGCAGCGCCGAGCAGAAGCTCTGCGCGCCGTGGCGCGTGACCGCGATGGAAACGGAATCGTCCTCCGGCTTCACGTAATACGAATGGACGAAGTACATGAACACGCCGTCCGGGAACCCCCTCATAGGCGTCCCTTCCCACGGATCTTCCCGCCGCTCGACTCTGCGCAGCGCGTTCCAGCAGACCTGGGGGACCTTCACCGGCTCGCTCTCCCCGATCCGGTTCTCCAGGCGGAGCACCTTCCCGGGGACGATCCCCAGCCCCGCCCTTCGCCCGAACTCGTAGCTCTCGGACATCAGGAGCTGCATCCCGAGGCATACCCCCAGGAAGGGCTTGCCCGAGAGCGCGATCCCGCGCAGCAGGTCCGCCAGCCCCAGCCCCTCCAGGTTGGCCATGGCGTCTCCGAAGGCGCCGACCCCCGGCAGGATCACCACGTCCGAATCGAGGATGTCGCCGCGCGACGAGGTGACGACGCCCTCCATCCCGGCATGGTCGCAGGCATGCCGGACGCTGAACAGGTTCCCCATCCNNNNNNNNNNGCGCGTCACCCACCGTTTGCTCCCTCCACGGGCCACCTGCACGGGATGCCCTTCTCCGCGAGGAACTCCTTGATCTCGCCGATCTCCAGCTCCCGGACCTTCGTGAACTCCCGCCCGCCGCGCAGGAACGCCACGTTCCCCTCGGACGAGTAGTCGTCCTCGGTGTAGAACCGGCGGATGTACCGGTAGTGGAGGCAGGAGGCCAGGCAGACCGCGTCGGCCTTCCCGCCGAGCACGGCCTCCGCCAGGTGCTCGACCCTGCCCGCTCCTCCCGACGCGATCACCGGGATGGACACGGAGGTCGAGACCTGCCGGAGCAGCTCCAGGTCGAAACCGCCTCCCGTCCCCTCGGCGTCGATGGAGGTGAGGAGGATCTCGCCGCACCCGAGCTCCTCGGCCTTCTTCGCCCAGCCGATGGCCTCCACCCCGGTCCGCACCCGGCCGCAGTCCGTGTACGCCTGGTAGCTGCCGTCGGGCTGCTTCTTGGCCTCGATCGACACCACGATGGTCGACGAGCCGAACCGCTTCGACGCCTCGGCGATCAGCGCGGGGCGCCCGATCGCCGCCGTGTTGATCGAGACCTTGTCCGCGCCTGCCTGCAGCACGGTGCGGATGTCCTCGATGGTCCGCAGCCCTCCGCCGACGGTCAACGGGATGAAGATCTCCCGGGAGGTCTCCTCGATAATCTGCGCGAGGCTGTTCCTGCCGTACAGGCTGGCGACGACGTCCATGTAGATGAGCTCGTCGGCGCCGCTTTCGTAATAGTGCCGCGCAAAGCGGTGCGGCTTGCCGAGCACGCGGAGCCCTTCGAGATGGATCCCCTTGACCAGGTTCGGGCCCTTGATGTCGAGCCGCGGGATGATCCTCGTGGTCACGCGGTCATCTCCCGTCCCCGGCGGCCGGGTCATGGAAGCGCTTCACGAGAAGGCGGTCCGAAAGCGGCGTCTCCGCGAGCTTCGCCACGATCCGGGGCGCGGCCTTTCCGTCCCCGTAAGGGTTTTCCATTCCCCTCAGCGATTCCCCGAACGCCGGGTCCGTCGCGCGCCGGATCCCCCCGGCGATTTCCTCCCTGCCGTACCCCACGTCGATCACGTTCCTCCCGCGCACCCTTCCCCTCTGGCGGTTGCCCACGTTCACCACGGGGAGAAAAAAGGACGGCGCCTCCACGAGGCCGCTGGAGGAGTTTCCCGTCATCGCGCGGCAGAGGCCGAGCACGCTGAAGTACGCGTCCGTGCCGAGATTCTCCACCGCTCTTGCCGTCGGCTCCTCGCGGAGGAACCGCAGGATGCGCTCCCGGATGGCCATGCCGCCGGTGTCGGCATTGGGCATCGTGAAGACGACCGGCCTCCCGGACGCCTTGAGAGCCGCAAGAAATTCGTCGGCCTGCCGCCCCGCGTCCTCGAACTCGAGGGTCGTCGGATGGAAGGTCGCCAGGAGCGTCTCCGGCGTCACGCGTATCCCGAACCGCGATTCCAGCTCCTCCGCCGTGAGCCGCCTCGCGGTGGCGAGGTTGTCGAGGGAAGGGGAGCCGGTGACGGACACGCGCCAGGGCTCCTCGCCCATCTGCACGATGCGGCGCCCGTATTCCCGCGTGGCCGCGAAATGCAGGTGGCTCAGCTTGGTCATGGAGTGGCGAAGGGCGTCGTCGATGGCGCCCTCGGTCAGCTCGCCCCCGTGGATGTGCGCGACCGGGATCTTGAACGGCAGGGCGGCGAGCGCGGCTGCGTGCATCTCGAACCGGTCGCCCAGCACCAGCAGGATGTCCGGCCGGGAGCGGGCGAACAGCTCCGCGAAGCCCGCCGTCCCCCGCGCCATCGACGCGGCGACCGCCCGGGGGTCGTCCGATTCCTCCAGCACCGGCACGCGTCCGGCGGGCTCGAACCCGTCGGCCTCGATCGCCTCGACCGTCCTCCCGAACCGCGGCGAGAGGTGCATCCCCGTGACGAACAGCCGCAGGGCGAGACCCGGCTCCGACCGGACCGCCCGCAGCACCGGGAGGTAGATCCCGTAGTCGGCCCGCGAGGTCGTGACGACGCCGACGGTCCTCATTCGAGCATTTCCCATTCGATCGGCGCGCCCGCAGCCACGGAGACCTTCGTCTTCCGCCCGATCAGCCCGTCCCGCATGCCGGGAGGGATCCCCGTGCCGGGCCTCCGGGACGCCAGATGCCCGGCTTCGATGACCGTCCCCTCGGGGATGTCGCACGCCGCAACGAGGCTCTTGCGGGCGACCCGCGCCGTCTCGATTTCCGACGGCGCAGGCTCCTTCCTCCCGTGCCCCATGGCCTGCTCGACCGCGCGGAGCTCCC from Thermodesulfobacteriota bacterium encodes:
- a CDS encoding LegC family aminotransferase, yielding MRSATTSDTFIPLSAPCLRGNEWAYVKECLDTNWVSSAGSYVERFERMAAAAVGTAHAVATVNGTAALHVALLLAGVGAGDEVAVSDLTFIAPANAVRYVGAWPVFVDAEPAHWQMDPQKLRDFLRRECVFAGGALKNRHTGRRVAAVLPVHILGHPCDMSPILEEAGAFGLPVIEDATESLGVLYDGRPAGSFGRTAVLSFNGNKILTTGGGGMLVTNDEGLARRARHLTTQAKDDPVEYVHGEVGYNYRLPNVLAAVGTAQMERLELHVASKRATAKAYTEALSGMPGIRCPSEPRGAFSTFWLYTILVEEAEAGADSRALLRRLAGKKIESRPLWQPMHLSPAHRGSWTTDCAVSARLYRDALSLPCSVGISPAEIERVVAAIADRNG
- a CDS encoding SDR family NAD(P)-dependent oxidoreductase — protein: MNWKGRKVLVTGADGFIGSHLAERLAGLGADVRAFCFYNSNGSLGWLDEAEAPVRKALDVRLGDIRDARFVEEACRGVDTVFHLAALIAIPYSYAAPESFVDTNVKGALNVLEGVRRAGCRRMVNTSTSEVYGTPEAVPIRETHPLQGQSPYSASKIAADMLCEAYHRSFGIPVATLRPFNTYGPRQSTRAVLPTMLVQLLSGRREVRLGRLDPKRDLTFVADTVEGFVKAAEAEGVDGETIQLGTGRTVSVGELFDIACRTLGIRAEVLREEARMRPDNSEVMLLLSDPSKAKRLLGWEAAVPLEQGIARTARWLESRAHLYDPERYHV
- a CDS encoding nucleotidyltransferase family protein, with the protein product MGFESGKIGRGGTIRDALRSLEKSGLEIVLVVDEGERLLGVLTDGDIRRALLSGGTLDSDIRGTMQSGFTSVDPVMGRVEVLDLMRSRGISQIPILDAEGRLVGLHTMRGILGAVERPNWAIVMAGGRGERLRPLTDDLPKPMMKVAGRPILERIVLHLVGFGIRRVFLSVNYKREIIERHFGDGESLGCRIEYLREERPLGSGGALSLLPGRPADPLLVLNGDLLTHVNVENLLAFHGRGGFRATVAVHEYGHTVPYGVVEREGERVTGMWEKPSQTWLVNTGIYVLEPGMVERVPRDEFFPLPALLEGCLARGEAVGAFPIEEEWIDVGHPGELLRARGEGGRP
- a CDS encoding class I SAM-dependent methyltransferase, yielding MLSELLKGFLPVDVSRMRAGDFLGRQNEIENVKLRAIEKGGGWKDVRSCPLCGCARREAEFPKHGVDLVGCLECGLRYGARIPSNLDDVYKSPEYVSFSKEDTDDHFNYRRDRFGRERVGILAKYCGDLTDLKILDIGCGNGYFLAAAKESCRRCFGTESSGRLREFAARKTGLPVFGEELERLPEKDFDIVTLFDVIEHVPAPVPFMESVLRLMKSGGRVLVFTPNFDSFSIRVMQARSSIVDPTEHVVLFTRQSLQYLADALRLEIIYHETQGLDVQNILSMEHVAGTDAGKFLARWANELQAMINRSSCGDYSRIMYRKA
- a CDS encoding N-acetyl sugar amidotransferase, with protein sequence MPSSKIIDRQIPILPREIKFCKKCVVSNQRPRIHFDEEGVCGACRYAEIKNSRIDWSAREKELRELCDRYRRTDGRFDIVVPASGGKDSARVAWELKYRYGMHPLTITWAPFEYTPEGYQNFRAFIKTGGFTNLEAWQNGKFHRKLSRVAFEALGDAWQPFTYGQVCYAFHIARAFDVKLVFFGENGEAEYSGDPRVFDLRGMPFEVWAEQYFKGATVDDLIDYGLQETDYLKKDDYDETDLTFYRPPDPADMARRGIEFHWFSYYKKWTPQENYYLASEHCGFQANPFGRSEGTYSKYASLDDQMDGFHFYLAFMKFGIGRCTSDAAHEIRDGHITREEGAALVRRFDGEFPRRWFKEFLEYLDIGEEHFWEVMDKFRTPHVWRNDNGIWKLNKAVYDEYPGDAVPGYLASLMPENGGKG
- the hisH gene encoding imidazole glycerol phosphate synthase subunit HisH; this encodes MGNLFSVRHACDHAGMEGVVTSSRGDILDSDVVILPGVGAFGDAMANLEGLGLADLLRGIALSGKPFLGVCLGMQLLMSESYEFGRRAGLGIVPGKVLRLENRIGESEPVKVPQVCWNALRRVERREDPWEGTPMRGFPDGVFMYFVHSYYVKPEDDSVSIAVTRHGAQSFCSALRLGNIFACQCHPERSGPRGLEFYRNLAGIVKAYRR
- a CDS encoding imidazole glycerol phosphate synthase cyclase subunit, with amino-acid sequence MTRPPGTGDDRVTTRIIPRLDIKGPNLVKGIHLEGLRVLGKPHRFARHYYESGADELIYMDVVASLYGRNSLAQIIEETSREIFIPLTVGGGLRTIEDIRTVLQAGADKVSINTAAIGRPALIAEASKRFGSSTIVVSIEAKKQPDGSYQAYTDCGRVRTGVEAIGWAKKAEELGCGEILLTSIDAEGTGGGFDLELLRQVSTSVSIPVIASGGAGRVEHLAEAVLGGKADAVCLASCLHYRYIRRFYTEDDYSSEGNVAFLRGGREFTKVRELEIGEIKEFLAEKGIPCRWPVEGANGG
- the neuC gene encoding UDP-N-acetylglucosamine 2-epimerase, whose translation is MRTVGVVTTSRADYGIYLPVLRAVRSEPGLALRLFVTGMHLSPRFGRTVEAIEADGFEPAGRVPVLEESDDPRAVAASMARGTAGFAELFARSRPDILLVLGDRFEMHAAALAALPFKIPVAHIHGGELTEGAIDDALRHSMTKLSHLHFAATREYGRRIVQMGEEPWRVSVTGSPSLDNLATARRLTAEELESRFGIRVTPETLLATFHPTTLEFEDAGRQADEFLAALKASGRPVVFTMPNADTGGMAIRERILRFLREEPTARAVENLGTDAYFSVLGLCRAMTGNSSSGLVEAPSFFLPVVNVGNRQRGRVRGRNVIDVGYGREEIAGGIRRATDPAFGESLRGMENPYGDGKAAPRIVAKLAETPLSDRLLVKRFHDPAAGDGR